A genomic stretch from Scheffersomyces stipitis CBS 6054 chromosome 6, complete sequence includes:
- the URA6 gene encoding Uridylate kinase (UK) (Uridine monophosphate kinase) (UMP kinase) (go_function ATP binding), with amino-acid sequence MFVRSSRLLGRKSSPQFTRFSTKSRGPSSAIRFNSTKSTSTPPPPPPPPPQTGSKGKILLAIGALAIGSTIAASLYNKDSPKSAVEPVAQKGPAFQDGKIKVIFVLGGPGSGKGTQSALLVKEHGFVHLSAGDLLREEQKREGSKYGELIANYIKEGLIVPQEVTVALLEQAIKESYAKGSTKFLIDGFPRKMDQALTFENQIAKSSFTLFFECPEQVMLKRLLERGKTSGRTDDNIESITKRFRTFIETSMPVVNHFEEQGKVIKVQCDQPVDVVYTQVKNALSEKGVN; translated from the coding sequence ATGTTTGTCAGATCGTCGAGATTATTGGGAAGAAAATCGTCTCCACAATTCACGAGATTTTCAACCAAATCCAGAGGTCCATCTCTGGCTATCCGTTTCAACTCGACCAAATCCACGTCTACACCACCACCTCCGccacctccaccacctCAGACTGGTTCCAAGGGCAAAATATTGTTGGCTATCGGAGCCTTGGCTATTGGTTCGACTATTGCTGCCTCCTTGTACAACAAAGATTCTCCTAAATCGGCTGTAGAACCTGTGGCCCAAAAGGGCCCAGCCTTTCAAGATGGAAAAATCAAGGTTATCTTCGTTTTGGGGGGACCAGGCTCAGGTAAGGGTACCCAGAGTGCTTTGCTCGTGAAAGAGCATGGATTTGTTCACTTGTCTGCTGGTGATTTGTTgagagaagaacaaaagagAGAGGGTTCCAAGTACGGTGAATTGATCGCAAACTACATTAAGGAAGGACTCATTGTACCACAGGAAGTCACCGTGGCTTTGTTGGAACAGGCCATTAAGGAATCGTACGCCAAAGGTCTgaccaagttcttgatcgACGGATTCCCAAGAAAGATGGACCAGGCTCTCACTTTCGAAAACCAGATCGCCAAGTCGTCTTTCACTTTGTTCTTTGAATGTCCCGAACAGGTCatgttgaagagattgttggaaagaggTAAAACCAGTGGCAGAACTGACGACAATATCGAGTCCATCACCAAGAGATTCAGAACTTTCATTGAAACATCCATGCCTGTTGTTAACCACTTTGAGGAGCAAGGCAAGGTCATCAAGGTACAATGCGACCAACCAGTTGATGTCGTATACACTCAGGTCAAGAATGCCTTGTCGGAAAAGGGCGTTAACTAG
- a CDS encoding glucose/ribitol dehydrogenase (go_function oxidoreductase activity~go_process metabolism), producing MTHVTILTGASKGIGRSIAEVLLKKDASYKLIAVARSGSDLNELVKQFGADRVCVVVGDVTEAETSQKAVNLAVSKFGQLDSVIANAGVLDPVGPFQSVDIAKWRRLFDINYFSVIELIQASLPELRKTKGNVIAVSSGASTKPYSGWHAYGGSKAAVNHLIASVAADEPDVSALSIAPGVVDTSMQKDIREKFGKGMDPESLKRFIDLHANNELLQPDVPARVYVNLATEGWSKDIDGQYLRFNDGVLKKYA from the exons ATGACCCACGTCACCATTCTAACTGGAGCATCCAAAG GAATCGGAAGGTCAATTGCTGAGgttcttctcaagaaagaTGCCAGCTACAAGTTGATCGCAGTAGCCAGAAGTGGTTCAGACTTGAACGAGCTAGTTAAACAATTCGGAGCAGACCGTGTATGCGTCGTTGTAGGCGACGTGACGGAAGCCGAGACGTCTCAAAAAGCTGTGAATTTGGCAGTATCAAAGTTTGGCCAGCTAGATTCTGTCATAGCCAATGCTGGAGTGTTGGATCCTGTAGGTCCTTTCCAGAGTGTTGACATTGCTAAATGGAGGAGACTTTTTGACATCAATTACTTTTCTGTTATCGAATTGATCCAGGCCAGTTTGCCTGAGTTGAGAAAGACCAAAGGGAACGTAAttgctgtttcttctggtgcCTCCACCAAGCCCTACAGTGGCTGGCATGCCTACGGTGGCTCCAAGGCTGCAGTGAACCATTTGATAGCATCAGTGGCTGCCGATGAGCCAGATGTTCTGGCTTTGTCGATTGCTCCTGGTGTAGTAGACACTTCCATGCAAAAGGATATCAGAGAAAAATTCGGCAAGGGCATGGATCCCGAGAGCTTGAAAAGGTTTATAGATTTGCATGCCAACAACGAGTTGCTTCAACCCGATGTGCCAGCTCGTGTTTACGTCAACTTGGCTACCGAGGGCTGGAGCAAGGATATTGATGGCCAATACTTGAGATTCAACGATGgggtgttgaagaagtatgCTTAG